In a single window of the Procambarus clarkii isolate CNS0578487 chromosome 51, FALCON_Pclarkii_2.0, whole genome shotgun sequence genome:
- the LOC123774635 gene encoding uncharacterized protein isoform X1 — protein sequence MIWSVWVMWVAITSTLAYSDKDPSEVTIDSLTLDELNNELKSRLESLQNYIERRYEERSRQHEANIQKMLSRTRRDATGSAGYYHHYVTSVQSKIPVQYKVPVQPTIPVQTTVPVQPTIPVQTTVPVQPTIPVQTTVPVQPTIPVQTTVPVQPTIPVQTTVPVQPTIPVQTTVPVQPTIPVQTTVPVQPTIPTLPTLAPGYWHSYTYNSIVEREMVKIDSIGVSSGLGSVSITHAFPLRLTNLPAICRSDVGWGVLPRGGKMVAVRVRNSWTQSVSGCRCDVDNSMNCACCSPGGCLCKRSEGHPGDTCVKCGKETSHVTCQAGSNHPLELDAAVGLEYHLDSIPDSKTLQQVLVTAKDKTVSFLKIDAEGAQSISFITGNKNVTHLGYGEVLVNFFGTLKQLRFLVIFSAGQLNQEYREITVSTTENVTISIGLGQSWVASGTEMKTWQAGRRVLVGVLQDRQLLLHEMKENSWREFQMKVVQKVTFSETIASWTTFSSGLEHQLLVVTASMAKLFVLRGAHYRARGEIFPSHGLSTFNSFLPVNIPSCRDEVVLLTGQDALLVAYVWNGTARAMQVGYTTTLDMSVVSWERGYESARGQPVQVVVQGRSGVTTLDVKTALVPLLDPVIMENKIVHDTMNNLQMKHNQQTSVVEAAARSLANSVDCGSAGTSSGSIIIDGSVTLHSGMDVLGVFNTTHLEAQSMGLRGTEMDGASYSTYKDHLVSLGHYNGVLGQISSEMIMIGSTLDDAVPSSGSSRVVGGYKTLLGADLHLDTLSVFSLDVEQMLDGSGGRVPIHSVFGNIVKRNESVKVAGRKTFTNGLYINTLYTPHLDDIPVSNLVTLDGRQTIAGATFSTLVAGTIAVKEGSTVAGIDLSKNVVLLSDEAVLGHCTLSKGLMVKNNVQVLSNMVNGMDLSIFKNTLKKSGGTLAGSLAFLNTVSVSNLKATEIMGINVDNFMSTTVFKDRTATMTGNLIVPSTLNVNKDLTVTGHINGDGFPSRFPLRTDSTLRFGAKRFSSLQFGSVTVSGGATVDGLNVSRLVTLDTVQQISGRKIFAQGVDIKGNLDITSAIIGGVNLNTLTKGPSLSHLTDWRFDVEFMKPVYASSVQCAGKVNDLNFAELAADVVYTDGTSPEISGRTLFALSLNLSNAVFKSTFNGEMFENLVTTARDFNITGNLIFKTDVQFDSLRVTGAIGGVDVSGLAASALYLNKSDQVVRGKLVFRNTVSAASLDVSGKINNVNFLNAVTRSGVQNFSAPQTLKSATFGAVKAHAIDMSEGATVNTVDISELAKRRVKLNSADSFNGTLNVEGKVTILGSLSAVYINGFNIQQLKENIVTDNVSSTISGTVIFTNLNVDQSVTTSNLAGANGLNISDINANAVHLASDNFLSGWITWGDLALLDNVTVGGLVNGIDLREFAADAVYKDTTALQIITGKKTFQSGITVKGDVHTLTTNRIDLATSLFTLHTDQVLTAAYYFNNIRAQQMVHLVGLVCNVDLKKLVTNTLRRGEDSLVGTVNFHDVVNVTDFKIRGALNALNVQELLRDAIRKLDTTNVAVTGTKTFTAAAASTITFRNIKVGFLNMVNFDEYLAHLVLKNSPAHLTLASVSSTLAASAVTSSTLVLQGTIDGIDYSSFLASAVHLTGDQTINSSLVFTDVVTVSGNLRTERLNSLVLDTDYLTTSTNQTIPVNASFSNVTTGNVMVAGKVNNWNLPDAVRGTMTNGSGQVVTGLVTFSGAVEVSGNVEVTGSTGTTVKVKLSQQVIALDDTATIEGVVVFNGPLTVASLQSTTGIINGIYLSDLYHNAWYVDQETTITGRLVFSARVIFMQGLIVVGQIGQISVDDLYRETTHILAQYSNKTEQLKKEYGDVCEPITAIYEQLQSTVYEGDYFLTVGELQMPHNTRSSTSFQAFNVTCVVMTWEGMCDSVLYTFDPTTVGLVQKSVIPETGNAHQWLYLEGTNKVLLAMVGSEAGNNCTRKNSLVWKLEEGSIQVHQELVAGEGMSAVTLDGGSVALFIHTLENTVVYRLDPTTEYFTQVDILPGYVGIAVTVKVGGRIIMFWASGSLGKLMVDGVFGEALEFPSHLLDAVMFEQAGSIFLVLVVRREMCTQQQYDLELYEVNLRTKTVTCVDRHDLAAPADLIAFYAGNEASGSTIVMAIKHNVFPLAYKLVGQKLRIFSEECPANVLWAQHVRPQGQKFPQLADHYIFLGRNDSTVLITKLIMRGAALPTSHLDCDNDAFGDPHLIARAAPGGP from the exons ATGATCTggtcagtgtgggtgatgtgggtggCCATAACGTCCACCCTCGCCTACAGTGACAAGGACCCTTCTGAAGTAACTATAGATAGCCTCACCCTGGACGAG CTAAACAATGAGTTGAAATCTCGCCTGGAATCGCTGCAGAACTACATAGAGCGTAGATACGAAGAACGCTCTAGACAACACGAAGCAAATATCCAGAAGATGTTGAGCAGAACTCGGCGCGACGCCACGGGGTCAGCTGGATACTACCATCATTACGTTACTTCTGTCCAATCAAAGATTCCCGTCCAATACAAGGTTCCTGTTCAACCCACGATTCCTGTCCAGACCACGGTTCCTGTTCAACCCACGATTCCTGTCCAGACCACGGTTCCTGTTCAACCCACGATTCCTGTACAGACCACGGTTCCTGTTCAACCCACGATTCCTGTACAGACCACGGTTCCTGTTCAACCCACGATTCCTGTCCAGACCACGGTTCCTGTTCAACCCACGATTCCTGTACAGACCACGGTTCCTGTTCAACCCACGATTCCTGTCCAGACCACGGTTCCTGTTCAACCCACGATTCCTACTTTGCCCACCCTGGCGCCTGGCTATTGGCACTCTTACACCTACAACTCCATAGTGGAGAGGGAAA TGGTAAAAATTGACTCGATAGGAGTAAGTAGCGGCCTAGGATCAGTCTCCATCACTCACGCCTTTCCACTCCGCTTGACTAACTTGCCAGCCATCTGTCGG AGTGATGTTGGTTGGGGCGTGTTACCCCGGGGAGGAAAAATGGTGGCTGTGAGGGTTCGTAATTCCTGGACCCAGTCAGTGTCGGGGTGCCGGTGTGACGTAGATAACTCTATG AACTGTGCGTGCTGCTCCCCTGGCGGGTGTCTGTGTAAGCGGTCTGAAGGCCATCCAGGAGACACCTGTGTAAAATGTGGCAAAGAAACCTCTCACGTAACCTGTCAAGCAGGAA GTAATCATCCCCTAGAGCTGGACGCAGCAGTTGGGCTAGAGTACCACCTGGACAGCATACCGGACTCTAAAACGCTACAGCAAGTCCTAGTTACCGCCAAGGACAAGACTGTCTCTTTCTTAAAGATC GACGCAGAGGGAGCCCAGTCCATAAGTTTCATCACAGGAAACAAGAATGTGACTCATCTGGGGTATGGCGAGGTTCTGGTGAACTTCTTCGGTACATTAAAGCAGCTAAGGTTTCTCGTAATCTTCAGCGCTGGACAGCTAAACCAAGAGTATCGGGAGATCACAGTCAGCACTACAGAAAATGTTACCATATCTATCGG ATTGGGGCAGTCGTGGGTGGCTTCAGGGACTGAAATGAAAACTTGGCAAGCTGGGAGGCGGGTGCTGGTAGGCGTTCTGCAAGACAGGCAGCTGCTACTACACGAAATGAAG GAGAACTCTTGGAGAGAGTTTCAAATGAAGGTAGTGCAGAAGGTGACGTTTTCAGAGACAATCGCATCCTGGACCACCTTCAGCTCCGGCCTGGAACATCAGCTATTGGTAGTGACTGCCTCTATGGCAAAGCTCTTCGTGCTGAGAGGCGCCCACTATCGGGCGAGGGGAGAGATCTTCCCGTCTCATGGACTTTCCACCTTCAATTCATTTTTGCCTGTGAAC ATACCGTCGTGTCGGGACGAGGTGGTACTCTTGACTGGACAAGACGCCCTCTTGGTGGCCTACGTATGGAATGGTACGGCTCGGGCTATGCAGGTG GGGTACACGACCACCCTGGACATGAGCGTCGTCAGCTGGGAGCGCGGCTACGAGAGTGCTCGAGGCCAGCCCGTGCAG gtggtggtgcagggccgGAGCGGCGTCACGACCCTGGACGTAAAGACTGCACTAGTTCCTCTACTCGACCCTGTAATAATGGAAAACAAAATCGTCCACGACACCATGAATAACCTACAG ATGAAACACAACCAACAGACTTCTGTGGTGGAAGCAGCAGCGAGGAGCCTGGCTAATAGTGTAGATTGTGGCAGTGCTGGTACAAGCTCTGGCTCCATTATTATAGATGGCTCTGTTACGCTCCACAGTGGCATGGATGTCCTGGGG GTGTTCAACACTAcgcacctggaggcccagagtATGGGTCTGAGGGGCACAGAGATGGATGGTGCTAGTTACAGCACCTATAAAGACCACTTGGTATCTCTGGGTCACTACAATGGAGTGCTGGGACAGATCTCTTCAGAGATGATAATGATCGGCTCTACTCTAGATG ACGCTGTTCCATCTTCTGGGTCGTCACGGGTAGTGGGTGGCTATAAGACACTGTTGGGCGCAGACCTTCATCTAGACACCCTATCGGTCTTTAGCCTCGACGTTGAACAGATGCTGGATGGTTCTGGCGGCCGCGTCCCAATACACAGCGTGTTTGGAAACATTGTCAA GCGGAACGAGTCTGTGAAGGTCGCTGGACGGAAAACCTTCACAAATGGCCTGTACATAAACACACTGTACACGCCGCATTTGGATGACATTCCCGTGAGCAACCTGGTAACCCTCGACGGCCGCCAGACTATAGCTGGCGCAACTTtctctaccctggtggctggcaccATCGCGGTGAAGGAGGGCAGCACTGTGGCCGGGATAGATCTGTCAAAGAATGTCGTCCTTCTCTCTGACGAGGCTGTACTAG GGCACTGTACATTATCGAAGGGTTTGATGGTGAAAAATAATGTGCAAGTGTTGAGCAACATGGTGAATGGAATGGACCTGAGTATCTTTAAGAACACTTTAAAGAAGAGCGGCGGGACGCTGGCAGGGTCTCTGGCCTTCCTAAACACAGTCTCCGTAAGCAACCTTAAAGCAACAGAGATAATGGGGATCAACGTAGATAACTTCATGTCTACTACAGTGTTCAAAGATCGCACAGCAACAATGACTGGAAACTTGATAGTTCCTTCAACactaaatgtaaacaaagatCTGACTGTGACTGGCCACATCAACGGAGACGGTTTCCCATCTCGCTTTCCCCTTCGGACAGATTCCACTCTACGCTTTGGTGCAAAGAGGTTCTCTAGTCTGCAATTTGGTTCGGTAACAGTGAGTGGAGGAGCAACCGTGGATGGTTTAAATGTATCTCGGCTCGTAACACTAGACACGGTGCAGCAAATCTCTGGCAGGAAGATATTTGCTCAAGGCGTTGATATAAAAGGCAATTTGGACATCACTTCGGCCATAATTGGGGGCGTTAATTTGAATACCCTAACTAAAGGGCCGTCTCTCTCTCATTTAACGGACTGGAGGTTCGACGTAGAATTCATGAAACCCGTGTATGCCTCGTCGGTGCAGTGTGCTGGGAAGGTGAACGACCTGAACTTCGCGGAGCTTGCTGCGGACGTCGTATATACTGACGGAACCTCCCCAGAGATTTCTGGAAGAACTCTCTTTGCGCTTTCTCTGAATCTCtcaaatgcagttttcaaaagtacGTTTAATGGCGAAATGTTTGAAAACTTGGTGACTACGGCCAGGGATTTCAATATTACTggtaatttaatatttaaaactgacGTTCAATTTGATTCGCTAAGAGTGACCGGCGCTATAGGTGGTGTGGACGTGTCCGGGCTGGCAGCCTCTGCTCTCTATCTTAACAAGTCCGACCAGGTGGTGCGAGGCAAGTTGGTGTTCAGAAACACAGTCTCTGCCGCAAGTTTGGATGTATCGGGAAAAATAAATAACGTAAACTTCCTTAATGCTGTAACGAGGAGCGGAGTGCAGAACTTCAGCGCGCCTCAGACCCTAAAGTCTGCAACATTTGGCGCCGTGAAGGCACACGCCATAGACATGTCTGAGGGGGCCACAGTGAATACGGTAGACATCTCTGAGCTGGCGAAAAGAAGAGTGAAGCTGAATTCTGCCGACAGTTTTAATGGCACATTAAACGTAGAGGGAAAAGTGACTATACTTGGCTCTTTGTCGGCAGTGTACATAAATGGCTTTAACATTCAGCAGTTGAAAGAGAACATAGTCACAGATAACGTGTCTTCGACGATATCTGGCACGGTGATCTTTACTAATCTCAATGTTGACCAATCTGTCACCACCAGCAACCTAGCTGGTGCTAATGGGTTAAATATCAGTGACATTAACGCAAATGCTGTTCATTTGGCATCTGATAATTTCCTGAGTGGGTGGATCACCTGGGGTGACCTGGCACTGCTGGACAACGTGACGGTGGGCGGCCTCGTCAACGGTATCGACCTTAGAGAGTTTGCAGCCGACGCGGTGTACAAAGACACTACCGCTCTCCAGATCATAACAG gaaagaaaaccttCCAGAGCGGGATCACTGTGAAGGGAGACGTACACACGCTCACTACAAACAGAATCGACCTGGCTACCAGCCTCTTCACCCTCCACACCGATCAGGTCCTCACTGCAGCCTACTACTTTAACAACATACGCGCTCAGCAGATGGTTCATCTTGTGGGACTGGTCTGTAACGTGGACCTAAAGAAGCTTGTCACTAACACACTACGGCGAGGGGAAGACAGTTTAGTTG GGACGGTGAACTTCCACGATGTAGTAAATGTAACTGACTTTAAGATCAGGGGGGCTCTTAACGCTCTCAACGTTCAAGAGTTGCTGCGAGACGCCATAAGGAAGctagacaccaccaacgtcgctgTCACCGGTACAAAGACCTTCACGGCTGCCGCAGCCTCCACAATCACCTTCAGGAACATCAAAGTCGGTTTCCTAAATATGGTTAATTTTGATGAATATTTGGCTCACTTAGTACTAAAGAATTCCCCCGCACACTTGACCTTGGCGAGCGTGTCCAGCACACTGGCAGCATCAGCTGTAACGTCATCCACACTCGTCTTGCAG GGAACAATTGATGGCATAGACTACAGCTCGTTCCTGGCGAGCGCTGTGCACCTGACGGGCGACCAGACCATAAACTCCTCCCTG gtgttcaCAGATGTGGTAACTGTGAGCGGTAACTTGAGAACTGAGAGGCTGAACAGTTTGGTGCTGGACACAGACTACCTCACAACCAGCACCAACCAGACTATACCGGTCAATGCCTCCTTCAGTAACGTGACTACTGGCAACGTCATGGTGGCTGGCAAAGTCAACAACTGGAATCTCCCAGACGCAGTCAGAGGAACCATGACG AACGGGAGTGGACAggtagtgacgggtctggtgaccTTCAGTGGTGCCGTGGAGGTGTCTGGGAACGTTGAGGTGACAGGGTCGACGGGCACCACTGTTAAGGTGAAACTTTCCCAACAAGTGATCGCTCTAGATGACACTGCCACCATTGAAG GTGTGGTAGTCTTCAACGGGCCATTGACCGTGGCCAGCCTCCAAAGCACTACGGGAATAATCAACGGAATCTACCTTTCTGATCTGTACCACAACGCCTGGTATGTGGACCAGGAAACTACTATAACAGGCAGACTAGTGTTTAGTGCTCGCGTCATCTTTATG CAAGGACTGATAGTTGTTGGACAAATTGGCCAGATCAGCGTGGATGACTTGTACAGAGAGACGACACACATACTCGCTCAGTACAGCAATAAAACTGAACAATTAAAG AAGGAATATGGAGATGTATGCGAGCCAATTACTGCTATATATGAGCAACTGCAGAGTACAGTTTATGAAGGAGACTATTTCCTTACTGTAGGAGAGCTACAAATGCCCCACAACACTCGTTCCTCTACCTCCTTCCAG GCGTTCAACGTAACCTGCGTGGTGATGACGTGGGAAGGAATGTGCGACTCTGTGCTGTACACGTTTGACCCGACCACTGTGGGTCTGGTGCAGAAGAGTGTCATCCCGGAGACTGGAAATGCTCACCAGTGGCTCTACCTGGAAGGCACTAACAAG GTGCTACTGGCCATGGTTGGGTCAGAGGCTGGAAATAACTGCACCAGGAAAAACAGCCTTGTGTGGAAGCTGGAAGAAGGCTCTATTCAG GTGCACCAAGAGCTGGTTGCTGGAGAAGGCATGTCTGCTGTTACCTTGGATGGTGGTTCAGTGGCCCTCTTCATCCACACACTGGAGAATACAGTAGTCTACAGACTTGACCCTACCACGGAATACTTTACTCAGGTTGACATTTTGCCTGGCTATGTGG GCATCGCAGTTACGGTAAAAGTGGGGGGAAGAATAATAATGTTCTGGGCAAGTGGCAGCTTGGGCAAGCTGATGGTTGATGGGGTCTTTGGAGAGGCCTTGGAGTTTCCTTCCCACCTCTTGGACGCGGTTATGTTTGAGCAAGCGGGGAGCATCTTCCTCGTCTTGGTTGTCAGAAGAGAAATGTGCACACAGCAGCAATATGACTTGGAG CTATACGAGGTTAACTTGAGGACGAAAACGGTGACGTGCGTTGACAGACACGACCTTGCTGCCCCAGCtgatttaatagctttttatgctGGCAATGAAGCCAGTGGTTCAACAATAGTTATGGCAATAAAGCACAATGTTTTCCCATTGGCTTACAAATTAGTAG GACAAAAGCTTCGCATCTTCAGTGAAGAATGTCCCGCAAACGTGTTATGGGCCCAGCATGTAAGACCACAAGGCCAAAAGTTCCCACAGCTGGCAGACCACTACATCTTTTTAGGAAGGAACGACAGTACTGTTCTCATCACAAAGTTAATCATGAGGGGTGCTGCACTCCCTACCAGCCACTTGGACTGTGACAACGATGCCTTTGGTGACCCCCACCTAATTGCTCGTGCTGCTCCTGGTGGTCCATGA